The genomic segment CATTAGATATAGCCGCTGTAATTTTAGTAGCCAGTATGTTTTGCTTGCTCTAGTGTTTAATTCCTATTGTAAATTattctatccatttttaattaCAGGTCTGATTTTCTGAATTACCTctgatttcataatttctgggccgtcagtacaATTTTGGTAGGGATCGGCAGTATTACTTCTGCCATCTTCAAACAACTGATATATATACAGTTGCCATTCTCTTCTTATTTCATTCTTATTTACAATCATCTTGTTGTTATTGTCAATCCCATGTACAAATGgaacttgttttttaaatatgttgctCATTTCCTCTACTGTTTTTGCACATATATAAGTCATGCCTAGGTATCGCATCCTTCATTTTGTCGCACCTTTCTCTCATTAATGTCTAATTTCCCTTTTAATTATTCTTTGCAGATTatgtctatattctgtttcattcTATTTTATTATAAGCAAGTCGACGTTTTTCCGTCTTAATTTTAAGATTTACTCTGtaatccatttatttttcttaagTTACTTCTATGATCATTGTTTGTGAAGATTTCGTTAAcatggtttttaaatttattccatataaaaaggaaaagacagttaagattttatttcacgtatagggagcttgcgcatccgtttatacgtatttcagcccaataggcatcatcagaacggctttcgcaagcgctctgaacgtgaaataattcttctctgtcttaggaagcaactataacatggcttcgtatagacgcaatgtagcgacatctgataataaaatcgtagactaattttcgaaaccaaattcaagaattccgctttaatctgtgccttctaagaattgcaaggcaaaaacagacgttgataaaggtgttaagagagacatggggaatctaaaacttgcattccacaacatatcttttcaactaagcaaaattcttagcgaattggtttctagtattcgtacagagtatatcgaaataacaaggaaaagaccaTATAGTTCCATATTATTCCATATAGTTCCTCTGGATCTTCCAAATGTACTCCTATAATCTTTATTCTGTGGTTAAATTCTTTTTTGATATTATCTTTTATGGTTACAtcgtcaaatttaaaaatattggtttttggtttttgtcgttggattcgttttaaccttagtttaatatctgccACCATGGGTTATGTATTCGCTATGTGCAAGTTCTGAAGAGCGACATCTAGTGACATAAATCAACGAACGTGTTAGCACtattaatattttaatcatatattagctgcaaataaagtgacttgtttatttaatacaataattattgtaatatatatcaataattaactttttgaaaaattttgaattgacttttaactgaaaaaattcgtaagtatattttttaagtttagatTTCATTATTTGACATTTAAGATTGAGGTTATGAGGTTATTGAAAGGTAAACATTGTatgtagtaaataaaattaattattaaattgcaGTATTACTGTTAATATGGatgcaataataaaaactagattccagaaaataaatcataaaataccTTTTCAACAAACTATCATATCCActgtaaaatacaattaataattgcATATCATATCAACAGTTTGGAGCGACATTAACGCCCGATTTTATAATGACAACCGAAAGTACTCTTTAACTAATGTTCATTTTAAACTAAATTGAACAAACTTGAACCAACatgattattattaaaatttacactttaaagtgaactttattcttattaaaatttacactttaaagtgaactttattcttattaaaatttaCACTTAAAGTGAACTTAAATTTAATGTTCACGTTAAACTTATTAAGAAATCGGGCctaaaaaatcagaatttgggtTATGTTATTTACTTCTGGTTTATTATGTTATAAATCTACTTTTCTCGTTACAAAAATTTGTGCTTAAAAGTTAGAAACCAATAGAActtgaatttactattttttatgtatttatacaaTTTATAACACAGCATTTGCGAAACCCCTTTTTCTTCAATATCTACTCATGAAATATGCTAACAAAGTTTCAAGATTTCACCGCTGTTCGCGCACGATCGTTTCTCATTATTCCCTCCAAGTACTTCGCACACAGCGAATAGCGGTTATACGGGGGACATTTGACGGTATTTCGGAAGCGCTTACTTACAAGTATTTAATAGTATAATAtatttggtttcttgaagaccCAGAGTTGTTGCCATCATCAAACAGGGCTTTCCAAGTATATAGTCGTCGCTTGGGTAGTTTATACCAGGTGTTTACATGGACCATGTTGTCATCTttacaaaattcataaaatatcTGTCAATTTGTAATTATATTTGTAATATCTTCAATATTAACTTGTGTAAGTGAACCTTGTTGTAAGCTTTATTATCGTGGAAACAcgaatattaataataataatattgatggATCATCGTCCAGTGTTTCATTGATTTTTAGGCACTTGGAACTTCttgtaattttttacttttctttttcaGTTATACATCATGCGTGCACCCTTCTACCTTGTGTGTGCCACTTTAGTAGTGAGCATCAGAAGCGAAGACCCTACGGCAAATGGCAACTACTTCAATCGAGGACAACTAGAACCAGTCAACATGGCAGCCGACCAAGAAACCATAAGTTATCTTTTGCCCAAATTAGCTGCTAAATACAGACCAAACAGCGAGTGGACAGGAGTCACCGATCCCAGATTTTACCTGCTTACGGAAATGGAATCCAACGACTTCGATAATCAAGTAAGTGATGTGTTTATTCCCAAACAAATCCCAAAATTTTACTATCGGAGCTTGTAACTTTTCTCTCTCcccctttttttctattttttgtaagATCTGGATCTTACGAATCATAATTCGATATTAGATATGTTTAATTGAAATAAGTTTGATCAAAACATTGGTAAATTTATTGCCATGTCACGTGAATTTGAGTTTTTTGTTTAGTCAACAAGTCCCAAAATTTTACTATCAGAGCTTATAACTTTTCTCTCTCCCCTCTCCcctctttttctatttttcttaagATCTAGATCTTACGAATCATAATTCGATATTGGATAtgtttaattgaaataattttgaTCAAAACATTGGTAAGTTCATCGCCACGTCACGTGAATTTGAGTTTTTTGTTTAGTCCAAGTACCAGTGATGTATTCGTTAAAAATATGGGCATTTGGTTCTTTTCTAGGAATTGGTACTACAGTTAAAATTATATTCTTGATCGAAAATTCACATAAATATAATTAACGCGCTCTAATTCAGTTTTTGGCAGTTGAGAATTGCAACATTTATGCAGGAATAAAAGCAGTATTTGGGAACTACATTTATTCCCATACAACAATAGGTaaaggaagaaaaaaatttaacaagtAATAAATCTACAAGAAATCCACAGGCAAGTAGAGTGTGCAAGTAACCACTGATTAGTACTATTTATATAGTCCGGTTAGGAAAAAGGATCTCTCAGAGAATAGTGATGTATATTACCCTATATTGAGCgaaagtatggccaatgacaacatcaATATGAACTAAATTAAAAACAGTTGAACtcgactttatgagaagatgtctacaaatcaccagAACCAATAGAATAAGaacagaggaaatatggaacTGAAGGGAAAtagaatgctcaattacaaaaaagttagaGAACAGAGCCCGGATTATGACCCGTTGGGAAGTAGACGAAGAGAAAGAACTTCTACAAGATTAAAACATAGATAGGAAATGGTATGATAGATGGAGATCTCAGAGAAAGTGACTGGGAGAATAAAGTACCGTGGAAGatgaaaacggcgaactcataatggaaataaccgaagaagaagaagaaatccacTAAGGATTTGACCTATCCTAGGCTTATACACCAGACGAACATGTAAGATAGCTGAGACAGAGAATTTTCTCATTTAGTGAGTATAAGCGTGGACAATGTGAATTCCAGAATTCATAGTTTTGGTTATCACAAAGTTGTCGCTCCCAGGATTTTATCACGAACTGATAAA from the Diabrotica undecimpunctata isolate CICGRU chromosome 1, icDiaUnde3, whole genome shotgun sequence genome contains:
- the Dh44 gene encoding diuretic hormone 45 isoform X1 produces the protein MRAPFYLVCATLVVSIRSEDPTANGNYFNRGQLEPVNMAADQETISYLLPKLAAKYRPNSEWTGVTDPRFYLLTEMESNDFDNQVEMNPEIRMKRAGSRIGESGGSLSIVNSLDVLRNRLLLEIARKKAKEGASRNRQMLMNLGKRGFFQGGRGYFNEV
- the Dh44 gene encoding uncharacterized protein Dh44 isoform X2, whose protein sequence is MRAPFYLVCATLVVSIRSEDPTANGNYFNRGQLEPVNMAADQETISYLLPKLAAKYRPNSEWTGVTDPRFYLLTEMESNDFDNQENHIKKIRNKRYNIDVNPQRVARFYNFDESPSLSINAPIQTLRKAYAYGKLRDRIKNNRKYLESLTDTQ